A genomic window from Aythya fuligula isolate bAytFul2 chromosome 15, bAytFul2.pri, whole genome shotgun sequence includes:
- the BRAT1 gene encoding BRCA1-associated ATM activator 1 isoform X2 — translation MSRECSQLLPRVCAALADPRQPGSDDTCLEKLLDWLRDLTELEPTLNVVQDNPCLTEFFTSVLALPEPSPSILSFTLRLAGLLAASEDCFQHLQQENLLFRLFGTGGTLNRAVWEDASVRSGWVEGVHSMMHHQPALHFLCNGGLDVIFTLQGDPSLFVASAASQLLVHMLTLSVESEPTTPLGEKDCDWPACAQMIIKHIEDSLQSGSASQINQSLKLLTSLFGSCRATWTEVLWLRIAKQVESFLTEDSVQTRHMLADLLLNMSRSPVFSDIEGSFWALVTSALEHLTPVQAGPLAVGILSLHKCPQDVRIQAMTVLLQPMDCILRAASQSLEYAGLLDESVSDPSTVESLLSSKSSCASLLCQTLAHLEKLLSLIHLPVDLPYTALLRSFVTILQFCSGLLIPATSLGSKISQILIGCGRVQKSALDALAALSERKGCDTVIGGLFDILLVYLESPNTSPTVLKKSFQAMSKWLARLPEMSCFNNQWQTEKILQDVFLVLQKRLCSPCWEVRDSSLEFLTSLIKSMRDQDEFRESLLSSEVPKLTENLLEDPESYVRASAVTAVGHLTFITYSLPETPVAGNQYNKEDTTAKLQDILSTDPESFPRRAVISIFTKWLKQGCTDQVEDTAQFVSRVIQTVERDLDWEVRIGGLELVEVFCVQTLCQAGLPKYPSAAASSAVTSSIQQNESLQIFCRAKLFRFLFWSLCDYDKPVGQKACDILLVLRASLSPSGLLKDCQGAGDLSAGHGIPWLQRTLRQGSLAQDFPTDGGNGVDFEDPESMMLALGTIDLEELHDELNKSSDHIEKSPQSLLEDILATVGTIDENEADCY, via the exons ATGAGCCGCGagtgctcccagctcctgccccgcgTTTGCGCCGCCCTGGCTGACCCGCGGCAGCCCGGCTCCGACGACACctgcctggagaagctgctcGACTGGCTGCGGGACCTGACGGAGCTCG AGCCTACCCTGAACGTGGTGCAGGACAACCCCTGTCTGACAGAGTTCTTCACTTCCGTCCTGGCGCTACCAGAGCCGAGCCCGAGCATCCTCTCCTTCACTCTGAGGCTGGCCGGGTTACTTGCAGCTTCGGAAGATTGTTTCCAGCACTTGCAG CAGGAGAACCTGTTGTTCAGGCTCTTTGGCACAGGTGGGACGCTGAACAGGGCAGTGTGGGAAGATGCATCTGTGCGAAGCGGCTGGGTGGAGGGCGTGCACAGCATGATGCATCACCAGCCTGCCCTCCACTTCCTCTGCAACG GAGGCCTAGATGTAATCTTCACTCTGCAAGGAGATCCTAGCCTGTTTGTGGCATCAGCTGCCAGTCAGCTTCTGGTGCACATGCTCACCCTCTCTGTAGAGTCTGAACCAACTACACCTCTCGGTGAAAAGGACTGCGACTGGCCAGCATGTGCCCAAATGATTATAAAGCATATAGAAGACTCTCTTCAATCTGGCTCTGCCTCTCAGATCAATCAGTCATTAAAGCTGTTAACTAGTTTGTTTGGCAGTTGTCGAGCTACTTGGACAGAAGTACTTTGGTTACGTATAGCAAAGCAAGTAGAATCCTTCCTGACAGAAGACTCTGTTCAAACACGGCACATGCTGGCAGATCTTTTGCTAAACATGTCAAG GTCTCCTGTGTTTTCTGACATTGAAGGCAGTTTTTGGGCATTAGTGACATCTGCTCTGGAACACTTAACCCCAGTACAAGCAGGTCCTTTGGCAGTAGGAATTCTGAGTCTCCACAAATG CCCACAAGATGTGAGGATTCAGGCAATGACTGTTCTACTTCAGCCAATGGACTGTATTTTGAGAGCAGCCTCCCAGTCTCTGGAATATGCAG GTTTGCTGGATGAGTCTGTTAGTGATCCCTCCACTGTCGAAAGCCTTCTGTCCTCCAAGTCATCTTGCGCTAGTCTCTTGTGTCAGACTCTTGCTCATTTGGAGAAGCTGCTGTCTCTG ATTCATTTGCCAGTGGATTTACCCTATACAGCTTTGCTACGTTCTTTTGTGACAATATTGCAATTCTGTAGTGGCCTCCTGATTCCAGCTACTTCTCTGGGAAGCAAGATAAGCCAAATTTTGATTGGTTGCGGCAGAGTACAGAAGTCAGCTCTGGATGCCTTGGCAGCACTTTCTGAACGGAAAG GCTGTGACACAGTCATAGGAGGTCTATTTGACATCCTTCTGGTATACCTGGAGAGTCCAAACACCAGCCCTACT GTACTGAAGAAGTCATTTCAAGCTATGTCCAAATGGTTGGCACGCTTGCCAGAAATGTCCTGTTTCAACAATCAGTGGCAAACTGAGAAGATTTTGCAAG ATGTGTTTCTGGTGCTTCAGAAGCGTTTGTGCAGTCCTTGTTGGGAAGTACGAGATTCTTCTCTGGAGTTCCTCACCTCCTTGATTAAAAGCATGAGAG ACCAGGATGAGTTCAGGGAGTCCCTCCTGTCTTCAGAGGTGCCAAAGCTTACAGAAAATCTTCTTGAGGATCCAGAGAGCTATGTGCGAGCGAGCGCTGTGACTGCTGTGGGACACTTGACCTTCATTACTTACTCTCTTCCAGAGACACCTGTTGCAGGGAATCAGTACAATAAAGAG GACACTACAGCAAAGCTTCAAGATATCTTGTCAACAGACCCAGAGAGCTTTCCTCGGAGGGCTGTGATCAGCATCTTCACCAAGTGGCTGAAACAAGGCTGCACAGATCAAGTGGAAGATACAGCGCAGTTCGTCTCTAGAGTGATCCAAACTGTAGAGCGTGACTTAGACTGGGAAGTCAGAATTGGTGGCCTGGAACTGGTTGAAGTTTTCTGTGTCCAGACACTTTGCCAAGCTGGCCTTCCTAAAtacccctctgctgctgcctcatcCGCAGTCACTAGTTCCATTCAGCAGAATGAGTCGCTGCAGATATTTTGCCGAGCAAAACtgttcaggtttttgttttggtctttGTGTGACTATGACAAGCCAGTGGGTCAGAAAGCCTGTGATATACTGCTCGTCTTAAGAGCTAGTCTCTCTCCAAGTGGCTTGCTGAAAGATTGCCAAGGAGCTGGAGATTTATCTGCCGGACATGGCATTCCTTGGTTGCAAAGGACTCTAAGGCAGGGTTCTCTGGCTCAGGACTTCCCAACAGATGGTGGTAATGGGGTGGACTTTGAAGATCCAGAGAGCATGATGCTAGCTTTGGGAACGATAGACTTAGAAGAACTACATGATGAACTAAATAAAAGTAGTGACCACATAGAGAAAAGCCCTCAGTCCCTTTTAGAGGACATCCTTGCTACTGTGGGGACCATAGACGAGAATGAAGCTGACTGTTACTAA
- the BRAT1 gene encoding BRCA1-associated ATM activator 1 isoform X1, whose translation MSRECSQLLPRVCAALADPRQPGSDDTCLEKLLDWLRDLTELEPTLNVVQDNPCLTEFFTSVLALPEPSPSILSFTLRLAGLLAASEDCFQHLQQENLLFRLFGTGGTLNRAVWEDASVRSGWVEGVHSMMHHQPALHFLCNGGGLDVIFTLQGDPSLFVASAASQLLVHMLTLSVESEPTTPLGEKDCDWPACAQMIIKHIEDSLQSGSASQINQSLKLLTSLFGSCRATWTEVLWLRIAKQVESFLTEDSVQTRHMLADLLLNMSRSPVFSDIEGSFWALVTSALEHLTPVQAGPLAVGILSLHKCPQDVRIQAMTVLLQPMDCILRAASQSLEYAGLLDESVSDPSTVESLLSSKSSCASLLCQTLAHLEKLLSLIHLPVDLPYTALLRSFVTILQFCSGLLIPATSLGSKISQILIGCGRVQKSALDALAALSERKGCDTVIGGLFDILLVYLESPNTSPTVLKKSFQAMSKWLARLPEMSCFNNQWQTEKILQDVFLVLQKRLCSPCWEVRDSSLEFLTSLIKSMRDQDEFRESLLSSEVPKLTENLLEDPESYVRASAVTAVGHLTFITYSLPETPVAGNQYNKEDTTAKLQDILSTDPESFPRRAVISIFTKWLKQGCTDQVEDTAQFVSRVIQTVERDLDWEVRIGGLELVEVFCVQTLCQAGLPKYPSAAASSAVTSSIQQNESLQIFCRAKLFRFLFWSLCDYDKPVGQKACDILLVLRASLSPSGLLKDCQGAGDLSAGHGIPWLQRTLRQGSLAQDFPTDGGNGVDFEDPESMMLALGTIDLEELHDELNKSSDHIEKSPQSLLEDILATVGTIDENEADCY comes from the exons ATGAGCCGCGagtgctcccagctcctgccccgcgTTTGCGCCGCCCTGGCTGACCCGCGGCAGCCCGGCTCCGACGACACctgcctggagaagctgctcGACTGGCTGCGGGACCTGACGGAGCTCG AGCCTACCCTGAACGTGGTGCAGGACAACCCCTGTCTGACAGAGTTCTTCACTTCCGTCCTGGCGCTACCAGAGCCGAGCCCGAGCATCCTCTCCTTCACTCTGAGGCTGGCCGGGTTACTTGCAGCTTCGGAAGATTGTTTCCAGCACTTGCAG CAGGAGAACCTGTTGTTCAGGCTCTTTGGCACAGGTGGGACGCTGAACAGGGCAGTGTGGGAAGATGCATCTGTGCGAAGCGGCTGGGTGGAGGGCGTGCACAGCATGATGCATCACCAGCCTGCCCTCCACTTCCTCTGCAACGGTG GAGGCCTAGATGTAATCTTCACTCTGCAAGGAGATCCTAGCCTGTTTGTGGCATCAGCTGCCAGTCAGCTTCTGGTGCACATGCTCACCCTCTCTGTAGAGTCTGAACCAACTACACCTCTCGGTGAAAAGGACTGCGACTGGCCAGCATGTGCCCAAATGATTATAAAGCATATAGAAGACTCTCTTCAATCTGGCTCTGCCTCTCAGATCAATCAGTCATTAAAGCTGTTAACTAGTTTGTTTGGCAGTTGTCGAGCTACTTGGACAGAAGTACTTTGGTTACGTATAGCAAAGCAAGTAGAATCCTTCCTGACAGAAGACTCTGTTCAAACACGGCACATGCTGGCAGATCTTTTGCTAAACATGTCAAG GTCTCCTGTGTTTTCTGACATTGAAGGCAGTTTTTGGGCATTAGTGACATCTGCTCTGGAACACTTAACCCCAGTACAAGCAGGTCCTTTGGCAGTAGGAATTCTGAGTCTCCACAAATG CCCACAAGATGTGAGGATTCAGGCAATGACTGTTCTACTTCAGCCAATGGACTGTATTTTGAGAGCAGCCTCCCAGTCTCTGGAATATGCAG GTTTGCTGGATGAGTCTGTTAGTGATCCCTCCACTGTCGAAAGCCTTCTGTCCTCCAAGTCATCTTGCGCTAGTCTCTTGTGTCAGACTCTTGCTCATTTGGAGAAGCTGCTGTCTCTG ATTCATTTGCCAGTGGATTTACCCTATACAGCTTTGCTACGTTCTTTTGTGACAATATTGCAATTCTGTAGTGGCCTCCTGATTCCAGCTACTTCTCTGGGAAGCAAGATAAGCCAAATTTTGATTGGTTGCGGCAGAGTACAGAAGTCAGCTCTGGATGCCTTGGCAGCACTTTCTGAACGGAAAG GCTGTGACACAGTCATAGGAGGTCTATTTGACATCCTTCTGGTATACCTGGAGAGTCCAAACACCAGCCCTACT GTACTGAAGAAGTCATTTCAAGCTATGTCCAAATGGTTGGCACGCTTGCCAGAAATGTCCTGTTTCAACAATCAGTGGCAAACTGAGAAGATTTTGCAAG ATGTGTTTCTGGTGCTTCAGAAGCGTTTGTGCAGTCCTTGTTGGGAAGTACGAGATTCTTCTCTGGAGTTCCTCACCTCCTTGATTAAAAGCATGAGAG ACCAGGATGAGTTCAGGGAGTCCCTCCTGTCTTCAGAGGTGCCAAAGCTTACAGAAAATCTTCTTGAGGATCCAGAGAGCTATGTGCGAGCGAGCGCTGTGACTGCTGTGGGACACTTGACCTTCATTACTTACTCTCTTCCAGAGACACCTGTTGCAGGGAATCAGTACAATAAAGAG GACACTACAGCAAAGCTTCAAGATATCTTGTCAACAGACCCAGAGAGCTTTCCTCGGAGGGCTGTGATCAGCATCTTCACCAAGTGGCTGAAACAAGGCTGCACAGATCAAGTGGAAGATACAGCGCAGTTCGTCTCTAGAGTGATCCAAACTGTAGAGCGTGACTTAGACTGGGAAGTCAGAATTGGTGGCCTGGAACTGGTTGAAGTTTTCTGTGTCCAGACACTTTGCCAAGCTGGCCTTCCTAAAtacccctctgctgctgcctcatcCGCAGTCACTAGTTCCATTCAGCAGAATGAGTCGCTGCAGATATTTTGCCGAGCAAAACtgttcaggtttttgttttggtctttGTGTGACTATGACAAGCCAGTGGGTCAGAAAGCCTGTGATATACTGCTCGTCTTAAGAGCTAGTCTCTCTCCAAGTGGCTTGCTGAAAGATTGCCAAGGAGCTGGAGATTTATCTGCCGGACATGGCATTCCTTGGTTGCAAAGGACTCTAAGGCAGGGTTCTCTGGCTCAGGACTTCCCAACAGATGGTGGTAATGGGGTGGACTTTGAAGATCCAGAGAGCATGATGCTAGCTTTGGGAACGATAGACTTAGAAGAACTACATGATGAACTAAATAAAAGTAGTGACCACATAGAGAAAAGCCCTCAGTCCCTTTTAGAGGACATCCTTGCTACTGTGGGGACCATAGACGAGAATGAAGCTGACTGTTACTAA